The Megachile rotundata isolate GNS110a chromosome 3, iyMegRotu1, whole genome shotgun sequence genome includes a window with the following:
- the Mical gene encoding molecule interacting with CasL isoform X2, producing the protein MDHQQSGRKQTMNLSEMAIANDMFDQFCNATTLKSILGHFRDLCEILKIRPNTITQFYPKLKAKLRSWKAQALWKKFDQRANHKCYNRGKACPNTRVLIIGGGPCGLRSAIEAQLLGAKVVVVEKRDRMSRNNVLHLWPFVIQDLRGLGAKKFFGKFCAGSIDHISIRQLQCILLKVALILGVEFHESVSFDSLIPPPENQEEGKIGWRAKTTPSDHPVSQYEFDVLIGADGKRNTLEGFKRKEFRGKLAIAITANFINKRTEAEARVEEISGVAFIFNQKFFKELYQETGIDLENIVYYKDDTHYFVMTAKKHSLIDKGVILQDHADTAKLLAKENVDREALMHYAREAAEFSTEYQMMDMEFAVNHYGQPDVAMFDFTSMYAAENASRVLERRGHRLLMILVGDSLLEPFWPTGSGCARGFLSSLDACWAIKGWGASVSPLEVIAERESIYRLLGQTTPENLNRDYAAYTLDPHTRYPNLNVSSVSPIQVRSLLDTDDPDSIKQPPVQSDIDIPKKRRRRDLRGDSQVHPDTLLRWLQKQVALYDSVQIEDMGASFKSGLAICAIIHRYCPDLIDFHSLNPNDPVTNNQLAFDILEKELGIPPIMTGEEMAQCDVPDKLAMFSYLTQIYEVFRGEIPYIKHPKLSSEHFLTSRINPHPRTDPMSYWKRSPSYIVHDRRSESFSHLIPRTLSQETINSLDHNNNRISLSANHTEVDDRLEISWIRNKLQNNILASLLKRIFKSPSNINRIHKCHSDNSKEPENEERPTHSKQLSHLTPDQKVQLLDRIVRQDSATRTRHSRSRHNENMNPADKKGDTISRRSRKRRSTEKMGATVEERQKRLADIEKNRAERMRRRQYLRHMATQQFYKSMQMLQANAKREKDEPFEDYSIFLYRQTAPDFKDRVKYLEQKILYPDREPKIHAGHRRNSIDEEFSGRIKNIEDKLKGSTPSEKKPRDLLRAIGKIEKTDWNVKEIEKKIEENKMGRSVRHEKVERVPKWSREQFLARQIKMEKKGRDQKESDSKYADIDTTLKNIDRKIKEGNVLGHNKVSAMAEQFSNKSQDAEPKVQKSNIKPTISLPAQGGSEMCHFCNKRVYLMERLSAEGKFFHRGCFRCEYCSTSLRIGNHTFDREKNGGRFYCTQHFGFSGTLKARAEKKRIASVNKENIPNSPVNIKTSEKTKPLEGVVGLDLLDRGQTPERIEFENLAEISDAEEPQSQMDEDEWTDRNFGASTAEMGSSDDISDMSDSDEDNEVFEEAIDQPLTTEGTLELAKNWTLRYSHPHATMGQSDTGSNEYEDSSDEYTNEDDESTTATEDEDDIRARELRKQEVWLKNPTRSSDTDTGSETEVASNEGTSEESEENSATEISTDSEFEHDGATPTQHEIPEITINDSYVRKTRGNYVEPKKVQVKSKVISSVNGNLKQDKDSDEKTQLKADNRNPSHPEKETNMNQQETNNTNRVPLINPRKGDYLLNRTHSTEGIASKLSLELKKKYLFGGTAFGGSVMKSGSASNVDTQLRNLTDAISQHQKLLNPAPEPSPTMQAFLQGTSKLRSNNAQLSPISPTAIFTASPIRSYTGNRSQNLLNNDNPMYKATILPEISKTHLPDLVKESSILKSKTAPNIVCGESKSTANKELTKEQVSSSQTTTVVNNSQALENAKNSQNTDINFTANDENNGFRPRSPLHETSIIVPQVDWSKNKEEAKEAISTEDSEIDSDSLSSSDGEAEGAQNEQLVAVNLSPPRLQIHSTDGDLLLDEQVDRYKDFDDGQSFEPDSIECSFLRDKETNNKTEPTPTKPESGVNKTSMELEIVKNEIEQLELQDDNKKNISNCSTPTSVASTISNKQDDSEENDVTTAALTETEFSEWARDGEVLVSDDLRDVEFNINPEFITTRRNLPLSDNSRTRNALITIAKEEDLTDMELDTSKYNQLDIPINDTSKLLANGEDIDFMDTDNDSLLDDSLQDASNMVMLKNRGYVEFVNIKSDPTSSSSQEKLIADAPIAKLEVENDSCSEEEAYNDRNVIEINPVTMDDVMNKLNGTLTKTENEIEEKADTKLDSAQQDQPIVEAVNKELFQSMEEDSLLIVEPAEDTTTSEVITILASPVNPQVSIVPPQTQEASQEEEPKATADSSNADYSEYVKRLQSRIAEFSNAKDSIDVRKSKRKNSKSSIQTRTAEMIAEEIKSQDAVINNSFNSPATSRKLEEITRERSKQKNVIQDLLMDKVEAHKQKSAEKKARRAARASSFTSTPVLSPIRPPVSSASPINKFTPTSIATPENSPLRTTFAEAKKSLETEAPREVPWKSGKEKEANDENKNEIQSVENLNETHNEVESNFKTPVAPPRLKHDEVKRTAEKARQDARERARLKSDEDLGLSPEDRIKELRMKVARRQLSMEDRKNKEDPEPRIRLYSSGENKTGLKLQTSKSTDNMKAVAEAINFSGLSAANTKSMDELLHTNSSPKSANAVTVVKREKKQKTKDPERRKSIIQAVSDFFFKKESSPSPSNQKDKLSMFRLTSKSKGKLYKSYSEGSDLDKIVSPKTNTRPKSVCEGMLTRNFLNENPPPIPPPPLNYTIPTTHVSDDSLSEDDTKTTAVSTSCIHKATVTEGSCNSISRKTKTTKRIARQAQLKRLRMAQEIQRKLEETEVKQRELESRGVSVEKALRGEGECSDREEADLLREWFDLMKERTELRRYEKELLVRAQEVQLEDRHERLQQELRERLADDDNKKTSDDVKKEGEILTEMLEIVAKRDSLIALLEEERQRWCKSTCQTLTSFPTYTVACSSHVPNFFSHNLNNSSFVFTLTVILIAYVFFTNLIELFVNFYKEHLTLFKS; encoded by the exons ATGGATCACCAACAATCAGGACGAAAGCAAACGATGAATTTGTCAGAAATGGCGATAGCCAACGATATGTTCGATCAATTCTGCAACGCGACCACTTTAAAGTCTATATTGGGACACTTCAGGGACCTctgtgaaatattgaaaatcaggccaaacacgatcactcaattcTACCCGAAATTGAAAGCGAAGCTACGATCTTGGAAAGCGCAAGCTCTGTGGAAGAAGTTCGATCAGAGGGCCAATCACAAGTGCTATAATCGAGGGAAAGCATGTCCCAATACGAGG GTGTTGATCATCGGAGGAGGTCCCTGCGGTCTCCGTTCAGCGATAGAAGCGCAACTATTGGGAGCGAAAGTCGTCGTGGTCGAGAAACGGGATCGAATGTCCAGAAACAACGTTCTTCACCTTTGGCCCTTCGTTATTCAAGACCTACGCGGCTTGGGAGCGAAGAAATTCTTCGGGAAGTTTTGCGCCGGGtccatcgatcacatcagcatccGACAGCTTCAGTGTATCTTGCTTAAAGTCGCTTTGATCCTCGGTGTTGAGTTCCACGAGAGCGTAAGCTTCGATTCTTTGATACCGCCACCGGAGAACCAGGAAGAAGGCA AAATTGGTTGGAGAGCAAAAACTACACCGTCTGATCATCCAGTTTCTCAGTACGAATTCGACGTATTAATCGGTGCAGACGGTAAAAGAAACACTCTGGAAGGTTTCAAGCGCAAGGAATTTCGAGGTAAACTGGCTATCGCCATAACAGCGAATTTCATAAATAAGCGAACTGAGGCAGAGGCACGGGTAGAAGAAATCAGTGGAGTGGCCTTTATCTTCAATCAGAAGTTCTTCAAAGAATTGTACCAAGAGACTGGTATAGATCtagaaaatattgtatattataaggACGATACTCATTATTTTGTTATGACTGCCAAAAAGCACAGTCTCATTGACAAAGGAGTAATTCTGCAG GATCATGCAGACACGGCAAAATTGTTGGCAAAAGAGAATGTAGATCGTGAGGCATTGATGCATTATGCTCGAGAGGCGGCCGAATTCTCCACCGAATACCAAATGATGGATATGGAATTCGCAGTGAATCATTATGGACAGCCAGACGTAGCTATGTTCGATTTTACGTCTATGTACGCAGCAGAGAATGCTAGCCGAGTTTTGGAACGACGTGGCCACAGATTACTTATGATCCTCGTTGGCGACAGTTTACTAGAG CCATTTTGGCCAACGGGATCCGGTTGTGCGAGGGGATTCCTGAGCTCTTTGGATGCTTGTTGGGCGATTAAAGGATGGGGTGCCTCTGTGTCGCCGTTAGAAGTGATTGCAGAACGAGAATCCATCTATAGGTTACTTGGACAAACCACCCCCGAAAACCTCAATAGAGATTATGCGGCATACACGTTAGATCCTCACACGAG GTATCCCAATTTAAACGTATCTTCTGTATCGCCAATACAAGTACGAAGTCTGCTGGATACAGACGACCCGGATAGCATTAAACAGCCTCCTGTGCAATCCGACATCGACATACCTAAGAAACGACGTCGCCGTG ATCTCCGTGGAGATTCGCAAGTGCATCCGGACACACTGCTTCGCTGGCTGCAGAAACAAGTCGCGCTTTACGACTCGGTTCAGATAGAAGATATGGGTGCCTCCTTCAAGAGTGGTCTGGCTATTTGTGCAATCATTCACAGATACTGTCCAGATTTAATAGACTTTCACAGTTTAAACCCGAACGACCCGGTAACGAACAACCAGTTGGCCTTTGATATTTTGGAGAAAGAATTGGGCATACCTCCA ATAATGACAGGAGAGGAAATGGCTCAATGCGACGTCCCCGATAAACTCGCCATGTTTTCCTACCTCACACAGATATACGAAGTTTTCCGCGGTGAAATCCCGTATATAAAACATCCGAAATTA TCGTCAGAACACTTTTTAACAAGCAGGATTAATCCTCATCCAAGAACCGATCCTATGTCCTATTGGAAACGTAGTCCGTCGTACATCGTTCATGACCGAAGATCAGAATCATTCTCACACCTTATTCCTCGAACGTTGTCACAAGAAACCATCAACTCACTAGACCATAATAACAACAGAATATCATTAAGCGCAAACCATACAGAAGTGGATGACAGATTAGAGATAAGCTGGATCAGAAATAAACTTCAGAACAATATACTTGCATCGTTATTGAAGAGAATATTTAAATCACCATCTAATATCAATAGGATTCATAAATGTCATTCGGATAACAGTAAA GAACCCGAAAACGAAGAAAGACCAACGCATAGTAAGCAATTGAGCCATTTAACACCTGACCAAAAGGTCCAGTTACTTGACCGTATCGTCAGGCAAGATAGCGCAACGAGAACGAGACACTCACGATCGCGACATAACGAAAATATGAACCCCGCGGATAAGAAGGGAGACACGATTAGCCGGCGTTCTCGAAAAAGACGAAGCACGGAGAAGATGGGCGCGACAGTG GAGGAAAGACAGAAGAGACTCGCGGACATAGAGAAAAATCGTGCTGAACGTATGAGAAGGCGGCAATATTTGCGACACATGGCGACGCAGCAATTCTACAAAAGTATGCAGATGCTGCAAGCAAATGCAAAACGCGAGAAAGACGAGCCATTCGAAGATTATTCGATATTCTTGTACCGGCAGACAGCACCGGATTTCAAGGATAGAGTGAAATACCTAGAACAGAAAATATTGTACCCA GATAGAGAACCCAAGATACATGCTGGTCATCGTAGGAACAGTATAGATGAAGAATTCTCTGGTAGAATAAAGAATATTGAGGACAAGTTGAAGGGATCCACTCCATCTGAAAAGAAGCCTAGAGATCTTCTACGTGCCATTG GTAAAATTGAGAAGACTGACTGGAACGTGAAAGAAATTGAGAAGAAAATCGAAGAGAATAAAATGGGTCGATCGGTTCGACACGAAAAAGTGGAACGAGTGCCGAAGTGGAGTCGAGAACAG TTTTTAGCTCGACAAATCAAGATGGAGAAGAAGGGACGGGATCAGAAGGAGTCAGATAGTAAGTACGCTGATATTGACACTACCCTGAAGAATATTGACAGGAAGATCAAAGAGGGTAATGTGCTCGGGCACAATAAAGTCTCGGCTATGGCCGAGCAGTTTTCGAATAAAAGTCAGGACGCGGAGCCCAAGGTGCAGAAATCG AACATTAAACCTACGATATCGTTGCCCGCGCAAGGTGGTTCAGAGATGTGTCATTTCTGCAACAAGAGGGTTTATTTGATGGAGAGACTTAGCGCTGAAGGGAAATTTTTCCACCGCGGCTGTTTCCGTTGTGAATATTGTTCTACCTCATTAAGAATAG GAAATCATACGTTTGACCGGGAGAAAAATGGAGGACGATTCTACTGTACGCAACACTTTGGTTTCTCAGGAACGTTGAAAGCTCGCGCTGAGAAGAAGAGAATTGCATCAGTGAACAAAGAAAACATACCTAATTCAcctgtaaatataaaaacatcCGAAAAG acGAAACCTCTGGAAGGTGTAGTCGGTCTGGACTTGCTCGATCGCGGTCAAACACCGGAAAGAATAGAATTCGAAAACCTAGCAGAAATATCAGATGCTGAAGAACCACAGAGTCAGATGGATGAAGATGAATGGACGGATAGAAATTTCGGTGCTTCCACGGCAGAAATGGGTTCCAGTGATGATATCTCAGACATGAG TGATTCGGATGAAGACAATGAAGTGTTTGAAGAAGCAATAGATCAACCATTGACGACTGAAGGTACTCTTGAACTTGCTAAAAATTGGACGCTACGATATTCTCATCCACATGCTACGATGGGACAGTCTGATACTGGGAGCAACGAGTATGAAGATTCTAGTGATGAATATACTAATGAAG ACGATGAAAGTACAACTGCCACAGAAGACGAAGACGACATACGTGCTCGGGAGTTGAGAAAGCAAGAAGTCTGGCTGAAGAATCCTACGCGCAGTTCTGACACGGACACCGGTTCGGAAACGGAG GTTGCTTCAAACGAAGGTACATCGGAGGAGAGTGAGGAGAACTCAGCTACAGAAATATCAACTGATTCTGAATTCGAACACGATGGTGCAACTCCAACGCAGCACGAGATCCCAGAAATCACGATCAACGATTCCTACGTTCGAAAAACTAGAGGAAATTACGTAGAGCCCAAAAAGGTTCAAGTCAAGAGCAAAGTAATATCATCGGTCAATGGTAACCTGAAGCAGGACAAGGATTCTGATGAGAAGACGCAATTAAAAGCGGATAATAGAAACCCTTCTCATCCAGAGAAAGAAACTAATATGAATCAACAGGAAACCAACAATACAAATAGAGTTCCTTTAATAAATCCACGTAAAGGAGATTATCTATTGAATCGCACTCATTCAACGGAAGGTATCGCGTCCAAGTTATCTTTAGAATTGAAAAAGAAGTATTTGTTTGGTGGCACAGCTTTTGGTGGCTCTGTTATGAAATCAGGCTCAGCCTCAAACGTGGACACTCAACTGAGAAACCTGACAGACGCTATTTCTCAACATCAAAAACTCCTGAACCCTGCACCAGAACCAAGCCCTACGATGCAAGCATTTTTACAAGGAACGAGTAAACTGCGATCGAACAACGCTCAACTATCCCCCATATCACCCACAGCTATATTCACTGCTTCTCCTATACGATCCTATACCGGCAATCGTTCCCAGAATTTACTGAATAACGATAACCCAATGTACAAAGCCACGATTTTGCCTGAAATATCGAAAACCCATTTGCCAGATTTAGTCAAAGAATCGAGCATTCTGAAATCGAAGACTGCCCCTAACATTGTCTGCGGTGAATCGAAAAGCACGGCAAACAAGGAACTAACAAAAGAACAAGTATCTTCTAGTCAAACGACCACGGTGGTCAACAACTCACAAGCATTGGAGAACGCGAAGAATTCTCAAAATACAGACATCAACTTCACTGCGAATGATGAAAATAACGGGTTCCGACCACGAAGTCCTTTGCACGAGACCTCCATCATCGTACCTCAAGTTGATTGGAGCAAAAACAAGGAGGAAGCGAAAGAAGCGATTAGCACCGAAGACTCAGAGATAGATAGCGATTCCTTGTCTTCCAGCGACGGTGAAGCTGAAGGTGCGCAGAATGAACAGTTGGTTGCCGTGAATTTGTCTCCGCCACGATTACAGATTCACAGCACGGATGGAGATCTGCTATTGGACGAACAAGTTGATAGGTATAAGGACTTTGATGATGGTCAGTCATTCGAGCCAGATTCCATAGAGTGTTCATTTTTGCGAGACaaagaaacaaataataaaacggAACCTACACCTACCAAGCCAGAGAGCGGTGTGAACAAAACATCCATGGAACTGGAAATAGTGAAGAACGAGATAGAGCAGTTGGAATTGCAGGACGACAACAAAAAGAATATCAGTAACTGCAGCACTCCAACGTCCGTGGCTTCTACCATATCGAATAAGCAGGATGATTCTGAAGAAAACGATGTGACCACGGCTGCTCTTACTGAAACCGAATTCTCGGAGTGGGCTCGCGATGGAGAGGTGCTTGTCTCGGACGACCTGCGAGACGTTGAGTTCAACATTAATCCAGAATTCATAACTACGAGAAGAAACCTTCCATTATCAGACAATTCGAGGACAAGGAACGCACTTATCACCATAGCCAAAGAGGAAGATTTGACAGACATGGAGCTAGATACTTCGAAGTACAACCAGCTGGACATTCCGATTAATGACACCTCGAAGCTTCTAGCTAACGGTGAGGATATTGATTTTATGGACACGGACAACGATTCGTTATTAGATGACAGTCTGCAAGACGCTTCCAACATGGTTATGCTTAAAAACAGAGGGTACGTAGAGTTCGTGAATATCAAGAGCGACCCAACGTCCTCGAGTTCGCAGGAGAAATTGATCGCTGATGCTCCGATAGCAAAATTAGAAGTAGAGAACGATTCGTGTTCAGAAGAAGAAGCTTATAATGACAGAAACGTGATAGAAATAAATCCTGTTACTATGGATGATGTTATGAACAAATTAAATGGTACACTAACTAAAACAGAGAATGAAATTGAGGAGAAGGCAGATACAAAATTGGATTCTGCTCAACAAGATCAGCCTATCGTGGAAGCTGTGAACAAGGAACTGTTCCAGTCAATGGAGGAGGATAGTTTGCTGATCGTTGAACCAGCAGAAGATACCACTACGAGCGAAGTGATCACAATTCTCGCTAGTCCCGTGAATCCACAGGTTTCCATAGTTCCACCTCAAACTCAGGAGGCGAGTCAGGAAGAAGAACCAAAAGCGACGGCTGATTCAAGCAATGCGGATTATTCGGAGTACGTTAAACGGTTGCAGTCTAGAATTGCCGAATTTAGTAATGCCAAAGACTCCATCGACGTCAGGAAATCAAAAAGAAAGAATTCAAAGAGTTCTATACAAACGCGCACTGCCGAAATGATAGCGGAAGAGATCAAGAGTCAGGATGCCGTCATAAACAACAGCTTTAATTCTCCAGCTACCTCAAGGAAATTGGAAGAAATAACGAGAGAAAGGTCTAAACAGAAGAACGTTATACAAGACTTGTTGATGGACAAAGTGGAAGCTCACAAACAGAAATCCGCAGAGAAGAAAGCAAGAAGAGCCGCTAGAGCATCTTCCTTTACCTCTACGCCTGTTTTATCTCCAATAAGACCACCTGTTTCTAGTGCCTCaccaattaacaaatttacaccTACGTCCATAGCAACGCCTGAGAACAGTCCACTGCGAACCACTTTTGCAGAGGCCAAGAAGAGTCTGGAAACTGAGGCACCAAGAGAGGTCCCTTGGAAATCGGGAAAGGAAAAGGAGGCAAATGatgaaaacaaaaatgaaattcaatcTGTTGAAAATCTGAATGAGACACATAATGAAGTAGAAAGCAATTTTAAAACACCAGTTGCTCCACCAAGATTGAAGCATGATGAAGTGAAGAGGACAGCAGAAAAGGCTAGGCAGGATGCTAGGGAAAGAGCCAGATTAAAAAGTGACGAGGACCTGGGTCTCAGTCCAGAAGATAGGATCAAAGAATTGAGGATGAAAGTGGCTCGAAGGCAGCTATCGATGGAAGACAGAAAAAATAAAGAGGACCCTGAACCCCGTATAAGACTTTACAGCTCTGGAGAAAATAAGACTggattaaaattgcaaacaagCAAAAGTACAGACAACATGAAGGCTGTAGCAGAAGCAATAAACTTTAGTGGCCTTTCTGCTGCCAATACCAAGTCGATGGATGAACTTCTACATACCAATAGTTCTCCAAAATCTGCTAACGCTGTCACTGTTGTGAAAAGAGAGAAGAAACAAAAAACAAAGGATCCAGAAAGAAGGAAAAGCATTATTCAAGCAGTTTCGGACTTCTTCTTTAAGAAGGAATCTTCTCCTTCACCGTCCAATCAGAAAGACAAATTATCTATGTTCCGTCTGACATCGAAATCGAAAGGCAAA TTGTATAAATCGTATTCGGAAGGGTCAGAT CTTGATAAAATTGTATCACCAAAGACTAATACAAGACCAAAAAGTGTCTGCGAGGGTATGCTCACAAGAAACTTCCTGAATGAAAATCCGCCTCCAATTCCACCACCACCCCTTAATTATACTATTCCTACTACGCATGTATCAG ATGATAGCTTATCAGAAGATGATACGAAAACAACGGCAGTGTCAACATCATGCATTCATAAAGCTACAGTAACCGAGGGTTCATGTAACAGTATTTCTCGTAAAACAAAAACCACAAAACGAATAGCTAGGCAAGCACAGTTAAAAAG attGCGTATGGCCCAAGAAATACAAAGAAAATTAGAAGAAACGGAAGTTAAACAGAGAGAATTAGAGAGCAGAGGTGTTAGCGTTGAAAAGGCTCTTCGTGGAGAAGGCG AATGCTCCGATCGAGAAGAAGCAGATTTGCTTAGAGAATGGTTTGATCTTATGAAAGAACGCACAGAACTGCGTAGGTATGAAAAAGAACTTCTAGTAAGAGCTCAAGAAGTCCAGCTTGAAGATCGCCATGAGAGATTGCAGCAGGAATTGCGAGAACGCTTGGCTGATGATG ATAACAAGAAAACTAGTGATGACGTGAAAAAGGAAGGAGAAATTTTAACAGAAATGTTGGAAATAGTCGCGAAGCGAGATTCACTCATTGCCCTTTTAGAAGAAGAGCGACAAAGGTGGTGTAAATCTACATGCCAAACATTAACTTCTTTTCCTACATATACAGTTGCCTGCTCCTCGCACGTACCTAATTTTTTTTCTCATAATTTGAACAACTCATCTTTTGTGTTCACCCTGACAGTCATTTTAATCGCGTATGTGTTTTTTACTAACTTAATTGAGTTATTTGTTAACTTTTACAAAGAGCATCTAACACTTTTCAAATcgtga